The Lolium rigidum isolate FL_2022 chromosome 1, APGP_CSIRO_Lrig_0.1, whole genome shotgun sequence region CAACACATCGGACAACATGGAGAAGTCGAGGAGCGAGGAGGAGACGCGCCGGATCTTCCTGCACTGGACAGCGGAGCACGGCAAGACCTACGCctccgccgcggaggaggaggacgggtaCGCCACGTTCAAGCACCGCCTCCGCCTCATCGACCAGCAGTGGCACAACAATGGGTACTCCGCCTGGTCCTGGGACAGGGAGAGGAGCGAGGAGGAGACCCGGCGGATCTTCGTGGAGTGGAAGGCCCTGGACGACAAGATCTACAGCTCTATCGCCCACGAGGAGCATCGCTACGCCATGTTCCAGGACGCCCTCCGCTCCGTCGACCGACATAACGCCGGCTACGCGGTAGGGGTCCATAGTAGCACGCAAGGCATCAACCAGTTCAGTGATCTCACCATGGAGGAGTACAGCGCTGTTTGCTGCGGGTTCTCGCTGGAGAGGCCGTCGCCGGCCGAATTAGAGAGGGTGCGCGGGGTTCAGGAGCGGTTGCGGCTAATATATGCCCCTCCATCTCTTTGGTCTTATTGACATAGGAGATGATACTTATAGCTTGCTTATAGGTTATCTTGTTTTCATATATAAGAAGTCAATAAATTCTCATGAAACCAATGAGAAATTATGCATATAGAAATCTTTaataagaaagataaaaaaaggaGACCCATACGATTGATTTTTTCCTCAATGTAATAATCTTAACCCATGGAAATTACTAGATTGGTTTTTTATGGGTCATCTGCAGTGTTTTCGCTATCTAATATGATCGAGCATAAGTATAGTATTTTTAACATAAAAGTGGAGATCGAACGTTAATTTTGTAGATTAATAGCTAGAATACTAACCTTGTTACGTTGCTAGGATGTGTGTTGACTGATTGTAATTTTTCACTAGATTTACGTTGCTAGGAAATTTTTATATCAAAGAACTTCCAACCGCAACAAAGGTTCCCTTTTGATGTGCATTCGAGCATCTGATTTTGTTCACCTTGTACCATGTTGTTTATCATGCACTATCGATGTGAGATATTTCAATTGCTTAGCCCTTCGAAGAATGAGATTTGTTAATTGGTTTTCTCATGCATTATACATATATCTAGGAATAGGTATCTCATGTCTCATTTCTATGTTTAACATGAACTAGATGAAAGCATACAAGAAGGTGTTACACATGCTGCAAAGTTATGATGATTAACTTCTCGAAACTAATCATCACGGATATTGTGGAGAATACTTTTGTGTTGTGTACTAATGTAGTTTAGACCATGTCATGCTCTATGACCCTCACTTTCCTAAGTGCTCATGCTTATATGTGCGCAATACCACCCTTGATTCAGGATGAAAGCTTCTATATATATCCCAACTGATTTCCTTTTCTACTTGATTGTATGTCAAGATAGCTATGTAGGTTATTCTCCTCCATGTTATTATTTGGTTGTATTAGTACATTgttgctgccaaaacccaccggcgggcagcgacgggcaacaccgtagagccgggaacaacctagggctgcggctggccgaggtccctccgagcgacggcccgcaaagccttctggtacacacgttcgatgttgatgcaagggcgtgccacctgacctatacctggtcaggaaggtgatggagatgcctcgcttagtttcctgcatggcatacacgtaaacattaaatacgagcctcgatcggctctcaggttatctcgtgaatcggctcaaggagccgatccacccatgattcgtacaaggtgcacgaatatatggtggtcctgcttgatcaagataaagctaatgagatctacgacgatttagggttttcaccgcataatcggatcatcctactcaggattgggcctcgcggccacgcacggtgatcgtaagccgatcctagacaaggcctaaaaaccaacacgaggttgatccccggaacatcctgtctaggactagcaaacgacaccctacgtgccgctagatcctccaaccctttgtaaggcctaactattgcagatattaaactaatcctcgatgaacaaggagcaatcgtaacggatcggatctactagataatgatcaagcggggtgccgcccctacacctaagataggtgtaagggcggctagatacgtcagggttgcactacgatagcatgttacgcgaagaactatgctaaccctaacacatctatgataactacgttgctcgccatcaacaaggcttcagtacgagcaacgcatgaacaacgtggagcttgtgctgcctagatcgcgatctaggcagcatgttgcttaccggtagaaaccctcgagacgaaggagttggcgatgcgccgagattgatttggttggttgaacgttggttgttgtttattccataaaccctagatacatatttatagtccgtagactttctaacgtgggaataatcccaaccgtgcacgaggcaaactctaactaaccgacacgtatcctactatgttacagatacacgggccaactagcccaaactttgcatataaaggccgattcacgtattccttccatgtatattcttcaagcctatctccaatcgcggcccacctctgatccggtcaaattctggtgataacacatgcccccctggttttggaaatgacaattccaaaatcattttgcttttccttcgtcgggtcatgtcgtggcagagcagaaccgtcgcagtatcctccattatgatgccttgcctcttccacttctgcgTGAATTCCCATTTTTGAAGAAGGTTTCGAcgaaggaccagccgatgacaccccaatcggcttttaaaacagagcatctaccaggccagctgccccccgagcctcagccaaggcgagaatACTGGTGAAGATGCACAGATCAGACCAAAGGCTTGGAACTCAGataattctgagacagccaccctgCCGATTCAGCCGCTCTTGACCCCATCGATTGCCTCTTCCcccgttgaaagccgatgttgtacgccaaaactgactTCTGACAGCACTGTTGTaatcggctcattgcagctgaggaagctcttaTCGTTTgccccctcgaggaagcagagggCCTCAAGAAATCCGTGTCTTGCACCCCAACCGGTAGATCTtgcgtaattgtactagagtcgatggttgtgcatcggctgtatgtcATGAAAAATCATCTATGGAAGAACATTGCAAAACcaaatgacatttggactgaaagggCAAAAGGTGGCATCTTCTGGATattatcaacataaagtaatataacaagtgcaatatgcaagtatgtaggaatcaatgcacagcttaacacaaatgtttgcttttttagatagaaggaaatgggtaaaccgactcaacaataaaagtagaagaaaggcccttcgcagaggaagcatggattgctatatttgtgctagagctttgattttgaaaacatgaaacaattttgtcaacggtagtaataaagcatatgtatcatgtaaattatatcttacaagttgcaagcctcatgcatagtatactaatagtgcccgcaccttgtcctaattagcttggactaccggatcatcgcaatgcacatgttttaaccaagtgtcacaaaggggtacctctatgccgctccgtacaaaggtctaaggagaaagctcgcattttggatttctcgcttttgattattctcaacttagacatccataccgggacaacatagacaacagataatggactcctcttttatgcataagcatgtaacaacaattagtaattttctcatatgagattgaggatatttgtccaaaactgaaacttccaccatggatcatggctttagttagcggcccaatgttcttc contains the following coding sequences:
- the LOC124684294 gene encoding uncharacterized protein LOC124684294 codes for the protein MAAAALLLLLSLAAATSNTSDNMEKSRSEEETRRIFLHWTAEHGKTYASAAEEEDGYATFKHRLRLIDQQWHNNGYSAWSWDRERSEEETRRIFVEWKALDDKIYSSIAHEEHRYAMFQDALRSVDRHNAGYAVGVHSSTQGINQFSDLTMEEYSAVCCGFSLERPSPAELERVRGVQERLRLIYAPPSLWSY